A part of Thalassoglobus sp. JC818 genomic DNA contains:
- a CDS encoding Imm30 family immunity protein: MIDSLITQIETELTNQKNGYVERVEDLLGQVATLNDPDCIGKLLPFFEDDAEYDELMFSIIHSIENFDDATYVREIGNHLGDFFGHSPRWAVIVHMRILNSAPTLTAYSEQIKSLTDQERLTVRNVLQAVRQKDAKFYSACDSLIATL, encoded by the coding sequence ATGATTGACAGTTTGATAACTCAGATAGAGACCGAATTAACGAACCAGAAGAACGGCTACGTCGAACGTGTGGAAGACCTGCTTGGTCAGGTTGCCACTTTGAACGATCCCGACTGCATCGGAAAGCTGCTCCCGTTCTTCGAGGATGATGCCGAATACGATGAGTTGATGTTCTCAATCATCCATTCCATCGAGAATTTCGATGATGCGACGTATGTTCGTGAAATCGGCAACCACCTTGGCGATTTCTTCGGACATTCACCACGATGGGCGGTTATCGTTCACATGCGGATTCTGAACTCGGCACCAACATTGACAGCATATTCAGAGCAAATCAAGAGTCTTACCGACCAAGAGCGGCTGACGGTTCGAAACGTGCTGCAAGCCGTTCGTCAGAAGGACGCTAAGTTCTACTCGGCTTGTGACTCGCTCATTGCTACACTGTAA
- a CDS encoding PEP-CTERM sorting domain-containing protein encodes MMRCAGVAIAVVVCVSMTSLAYGDFTFVSQSVQQNFDGTTDFSITFNRVPDFTIVDTVGRQQSAFQFMIYGDVRYASIIRGPEIHLSGSMLRIRNGSGSSGDPGSGGWGTVITEVPWVLDDKTVTFSVQTSLLTTKFFTDGGFRYDVLATEYGASTRNLQGLSSVPEPSTFSLLGLGGLTLGFFCRRRIAWCFR; translated from the coding sequence ATGATGAGATGTGCTGGAGTTGCGATTGCTGTTGTCGTTTGCGTTTCCATGACCAGTTTGGCTTATGGCGACTTTACTTTTGTGTCTCAAAGTGTCCAGCAAAACTTCGATGGGACGACGGATTTTTCAATCACATTTAATCGAGTGCCCGATTTTACGATCGTCGATACTGTGGGCCGGCAGCAGAGTGCATTTCAGTTTATGATTTACGGCGATGTGCGCTATGCATCGATCATCCGTGGCCCAGAAATTCATTTATCGGGTTCGATGCTGCGAATTCGAAACGGATCAGGCAGTAGCGGTGACCCCGGTTCGGGAGGCTGGGGAACTGTGATTACGGAAGTCCCCTGGGTGCTCGATGACAAAACAGTGACGTTCTCGGTGCAGACGTCGTTATTGACGACAAAATTTTTCACCGATGGCGGATTTCGTTACGACGTGTTGGCCACAGAATACGGAGCCTCGACGAGAAATTTGCAAGGGCTCAGCAGTGTTCCCGAACCATCGACATTTTCCCTACTGGGCTTAGGTGGCCTCACCTTGGGATTCTTCTGTCGCAGGCGGATAGCGTGGTGTTTTCGATGA
- a CDS encoding GNAT family N-acetyltransferase, whose protein sequence is MMSHSVTIQPMTTEDVSEVLALWEGIEGLILTATDNVEDLSCYFQHNPGLSQVAIHDESVVGAVLCGHDGRRGYLHHLAVTAEYQKQGIGRALVRECMSKLRNVGIRQCNLFLIADNADGRRFWENDGWSEWPEIRLMSKTIEG, encoded by the coding sequence ATGATGTCCCACTCTGTGACAATTCAACCGATGACGACAGAAGATGTGTCTGAGGTGCTGGCGTTGTGGGAGGGGATTGAAGGTTTAATTCTGACTGCGACGGATAATGTTGAAGATTTAAGTTGTTACTTCCAGCACAACCCAGGGCTGAGTCAGGTGGCGATTCATGATGAGAGCGTGGTGGGCGCGGTTTTGTGTGGGCATGATGGAAGGCGCGGGTACCTGCATCATCTCGCGGTGACTGCGGAATATCAAAAGCAGGGGATTGGGCGAGCACTGGTTCGTGAGTGCATGTCGAAGCTGAGGAACGTCGGGATTCGCCAATGCAATCTCTTCTTGATTGCTGACAACGCGGACGGTCGCCGGTTCTGGGAGAACGATGGATGGAGCGAGTGGCCGGAGATTCGACTCATGTCGAAAACGATTGAAGGGTGA
- a CDS encoding SRPBCC domain-containing protein → MSQILHRIGIKAKPTEVFRAVNTTEGLREWWTNEIEDNRDESGTLSFIFRSPGGECIGTISMKITQQTSPTTLHWECVGGPDDWIGTKVAFKITEEDDQSTVIFSHSGWQEQSESFAHCNMKWATFLLSLRAYVESGQGRPSPNDIKIDNWN, encoded by the coding sequence ATGTCACAAATCCTGCACCGCATCGGCATCAAAGCCAAACCCACTGAGGTCTTTCGAGCCGTCAATACCACAGAAGGCCTGCGAGAGTGGTGGACCAACGAAATCGAAGACAATCGCGATGAATCAGGCACGCTGAGTTTTATCTTTCGATCACCCGGTGGTGAATGCATCGGAACGATCTCGATGAAAATCACTCAACAGACGTCCCCGACAACCCTGCACTGGGAATGCGTCGGAGGACCTGACGACTGGATCGGCACGAAGGTCGCGTTCAAGATCACAGAAGAAGACGACCAGTCGACCGTGATCTTTTCACACTCCGGTTGGCAGGAGCAGAGCGAAAGCTTCGCACACTGCAACATGAAGTGGGCCACATTCCTGCTGAGCCTGCGGGCCTACGTCGAATCAGGCCAGGGCCGCCCATCCCCCAACGACATCAAAATCGACAACTGGAACTGA
- a CDS encoding helix-turn-helix domain-containing protein, with protein sequence MAKKENVAENTELRSHCPVNYALEMVGDRWALLILRDMVFRGRRTYGEFLASEEKIATNILSTRLRQLKERGILQQAKRKGPYELTEKGLDLIPLLFEMVLWSSKYDPHSEAARIPRLVELIEKNNRKVSEEVISQVRRGEPVVKNYL encoded by the coding sequence ATGGCGAAGAAAGAAAATGTCGCGGAGAACACAGAGCTTCGGTCGCACTGTCCGGTGAATTACGCTCTGGAAATGGTGGGCGATCGCTGGGCGCTGCTGATACTGCGTGACATGGTTTTTCGAGGCAGAAGGACCTACGGAGAGTTTCTGGCCAGCGAAGAGAAGATCGCGACCAACATTCTGTCGACTCGGCTCCGACAGCTGAAGGAACGTGGAATCTTGCAGCAGGCCAAGCGAAAAGGTCCGTACGAACTGACAGAGAAGGGGCTCGACCTCATTCCACTATTGTTCGAAATGGTGCTTTGGAGTTCCAAATACGATCCCCATTCAGAAGCAGCCCGTATCCCGCGACTGGTGGAATTGATCGAGAAGAACAACCGTAAAGTCAGCGAAGAAGTCATCTCCCAGGTTCGCAGAGGCGAACCGGTCGTCAAAAATTATCTGTAG